One window of Hoplias malabaricus isolate fHopMal1 chromosome 16, fHopMal1.hap1, whole genome shotgun sequence genomic DNA carries:
- the LOC136672251 gene encoding myeloid-associated differentiation marker-like protein 2: MLNQKRRTASLNTQGSYLNKTAILSPLGAVHLTQLALDCAVISLVAHAAGYNAPYGVFCMIAWCTCFAFSAAVFILDVTRLHSCVPVSWDNLTVTLAMSSTLLYLMASTLYPVFFLNLECPYNDCEVRNFRIAVTVCSWAAFVAYAVEVFLSRTKPGQAAVYMATPSGLLKVVQVFVGCAIFTTRSEFSGHPATIYCAAVFGACLAATFLVVALNVCGRSAPIKPPSDRLLTLYSFAAMLLYLSAAVVWPIFSFDKKYGTPIRPQGCPRGKCAWDGQLVVTVLCFANLALYVADLCYSQRIRFGTQHPRV; the protein is encoded by the coding sequence atgcTAAATCAGAAGAGAAGGACTGCCAGCTTAAACACTCAGGGgtcttatttaaacaaaacagctaTACTGTCCCCTCTGGGTGCTGTCCATTTGACCCAGCTTGCTTTAGACTGTGCAGTCATTTCCTTAGTGGCTCATGCTGCTGGCTATAACGCCCCCTATGGTGTATTCTGCATGATAGCATGGTGTACTTGCTTTGCGTTCTCCGCGGCTGTCTTCATCCTAGACGTGACACGGCTCCACTCTTGCGTTCCCGTGTCCTGGGACAATCTGACCGTGACCCTGGCCATGTCGTCCACTCTGCTGTACCTCATGGCTTCCACATTGTACCCAGTGTTCTTTCTGAACCTAGAGTGCCCCTATAACGATTGCGAGGTAAGAAACTTCCGAATAGCAGTAACGGTCTGCTCCTGGGCGGCTTTTGTGGCATACGCTGTTGAAGTGTTCCTCTCCCGGACCAAACCGGGCCAAGCAGCAGTTTACATGGCTACGCCTTCCGGCCTTCTGAAAGTGGTGCAAGTTTTTGTGGGCTGTGCCATCTTCACCACCAGGAGTGAGTTCTCTGGCCACCCGGCCACCATCTACTGTGCTGCGGTGTTCGGCGCCTGCTTGGCTGCCACGTTTCTGGTGGTGGCCCTCAACGTGTGCGGCCGCTCTGCTCCAATTAAGCCGCCCTCGGATCGCTTATTAACGCTGTATTCCTTCGCTGCCATGCTGCTGTATTTGAGTGCTGCTGTGGTGTGGCCTATCTTCAGCTTTGATAAGAAGTATGGGACACCTATCAGACCCCAGGGCTGTCCAAGGGGGAAATGTGCATGGGATGGTCAGTTGGTTGTGACCGTGCTCTGCTTCGCCAACCTGGCCCTCTACGTGGCGGACCTCTGCTATTCACAAAGAATACGGTTTGGGACACAGCATCCGCGAGTGTAG